Genomic segment of Mycolicibacterium sarraceniae:
CAATCCCAGAGCAGCGGCGGCGTTGTCACCCGCACCAGGCCCCAGCAGGGCCCCGGAGGTCATGTGAGCGGCGGCTTCGTGCGGCCCCAGTACCCGTGGCAGCGCCGGACGGCGGCCGCGCATCGCGGCGCTCAGGACGTCGTCGCGGTAGCCGCCCGCCGGAACGGCGAAATAGCCCGTGCCGCTGGCGTCGCTCCGGTCGGTACACAGGTCGGCGATATCGGCGCTCCCGCTCAACCGCCAGGTCAGCCAGTCGTGCGGGAGGCAGACCGCGGCGGTCGCGTCCGCGTTTCGGGGCTCCTCGTCGGCCAGCCAGCGAATCTTGGCGACGGTGACCGACGCGACCGGCACGACACCGATCTGCGAGGCCCACCACGCCGCGCCGCCGAACTCCGCGACCAGGTCGGCGGCCGCGCCGCCGGAGCGGGTGTCGTTCCACAGCAGCGCGGGCCGGACCACCGTCCCCTCGTCGTCGAGGCAGACCATGCCGTGTTGTTGACCACCGACCGCGACCGCGGCCACATCGTCGAGGCCGCCGGCCCGAACGATGCTGTCGCCCAGGGCGTTCCACCAATGCTCGGGATCGACCTCGGTACCCGGCGGATGGGTGGTCGACGCCGAGCGAACCACCGCCCCGGTCTCGCTGTCGCAAATCACGACCTTGCACGACTGGGTGGACGAATCGACACCGGCAACCAACGTCATGACCGGACCCTCACCCGCAGTATTCCGATGCCGCCACTCCTGTATTCAACCTGCTCACAGGGCACCCGATCAAACAACTTAGCCGAGTTAAACGAGGCGCCTGAGAACGATGTTCTCTCACTTCGGCAGCAAACCTCGCCTAATCCGGACATGGCATTGACACCTTTTGAACGAAGCTGCAACAG
This window contains:
- a CDS encoding xylulokinase → MTLVAGVDSSTQSCKVVICDSETGAVVRSASTTHPPGTEVDPEHWWNALGDSIVRAGGLDDVAAVAVGGQQHGMVCLDDEGTVVRPALLWNDTRSGGAAADLVAEFGGAAWWASQIGVVPVASVTVAKIRWLADEEPRNADATAAVCLPHDWLTWRLSGSADIADLCTDRSDASGTGYFAVPAGGYRDDVLSAAMRGRRPALPRVLGPHEAAAHMTSGALLGPGAGDNAAAALGLGAGVGDCVISLGTSGVVSAVGDVVPNDADGLVAGFADATGRYLPLVCTLNGAPVLAAVAAMLGVGLEEFSALALSAPAGAEGLVWVPYFGGERSPNLPAASGALHGATDRNLLPANVARAAVEGLLASMRFCLDKIADQGIDTATVMIVGGGARSEAVRRIAPTVLGVPVVVPQPGEYVALGAARQAAWVLSGGATPPIWSTGEATVYESEPTPSVVERYREASRLTLGQDT